The DNA window ATCGGGCGGCGGTGCCCCGCGACCCGGCCAGCACGCTGCGGCTGGTGACCTACGTCTACGGTGACGACCTGAAGCGCAAGTCCGGCCAGGTGGTCTGGAACCGCGACGAGCTGGCGGGGCTGGCGGCGACCCACCGCTCGTTCACCGCCTACGTCGTGGAGGCCTGCCTGGTCTGCGGGTGGAACCACCTGGTGGAGAGCTACCTGCTCGGGCGGGCGCACGCCGGCTGACCGGTTGTGCCGGGTGGGGCGGTCGCGCAGCGACCGCCTGCGTGCTGAGGCGGGCCGAGGCCGTCCGGCCACCCGGTCCCCGGCCCACCCCCGGACCGGGCATGGCAGACTGCGGGGTATGAGCAGGCGGCCGCCCCCCGGCCGCTCGGACGGCACGAGGCAGCGCCAACCCGCTGCCAGACGTGGTCTCCGTGCGCGCGTCAGCCCCCGACCACGCCCCGCCCCTGGCGGTGCGTCGCGTGCGCGCGCCCGGACGCCGAGCGCCTCGCCTGCCCGCCCCGGGCCCCGGCGCGCGTCGCGGCCGACCCGGCGGCCGAGCCCGAACACGCCGCCGTCCGGGCGCACGGGCGCCGCTCGCGGTGGTCGCACCGGTGCAGGTCGGCCGGGCGATCGAGGCGGTGGCGGGCACGCCGCGCGGCGCGGGCGTGCGCCGCGTCCGGTGCCCCGGCGCCGACGGTGGTGCCGCCGGCCCATCGCGCTGCTGCTGCTCTTCCCGGGCCTGGCGCTGGCGTTCGCGGGGCTGGTGCTGTTCTTCTACTTCTTCACCTCGGTGCCGCTGCCGGAGGACATCGGCGAGGCCGGCACCGTCATCTACGACGCCAACGGGACCGAGATCGCGACGCTGCAGGCCGAGTCCAGCCGTGCGGACATCGCGCTCGACGACCTGCCCCCGCACGTGATCGACGCGGTGCTCGCCGCCGAGGACGCCGAGTTCTACTCCCACCCGGGCATCAGCCTGCCGGGGATCTTCCGCGCGGCGGTGGTGAACGTCACGAGCGGGCAGGTCAGCCAGGGCGGGTCGACGATCAGCCAGCAGTACATCAAGAACGTGACCACCGACGACGCCCGCACGGCGCTGCGCAAGGTCCGGGAGGCGGCGCTCGCGGTCAAGCTGGAGCAGCAGTTCACGAAGGACGAGATCCTCGAGTTCTACCTCAACTCCATCTACTTCGGCCGGGGCGCCTACGGCATCCAGGCCGCCGCGACCGCCTACTACGGCAAGGACGCCGTCGACCTGTCCGGTGCCGAGGCGGTGCAGCTCGCCGGCATCATCCCCTCGCCCTCGCGCCTGGACCCGCTGGAGCACCCGGAGGACGCGGAGCGGCGGTACCGCTACGTGCTGAGCCAGCTCATGACCCTCGGGCAGATCGAGGCCGCCGACGCGGGGATGCTCGCCGCGGAGATGCCCGAGCCGCTGCCGGTGCGACCGATCCAGTTCCGCGACGCGCCGTTCTTCCTGGACCTCGTGCAGCGCGACCTCGCCGCGCACGTGGGTGTCGACCGGATCTACCACGGCCTGGAGGTCACCACCACGCTGGACCTGGGGGTCCAGGCCGCCGCCGAGGCCGCGTACACCGACGTGCTCGAGGCCGGGGTGCCCGAGGGCGCGACCGGGGCCCTGGTCGCCCTGGACCCGGCCAGCGGGGGTGTCCGGGCCCTGGTCGGCGGCCCGGACCACGCCGCGGACCAGGTGAACATGGCGTTGGCCGCGCGCCAGCCCGGGTCGACGTTCAAGCCGTTCGCGCTCGCGGCCTGGGTCGAGCAGGGCAACTCGCCGGAGAGCTACTTCCCCGCGCCGGCGAGCTACGAGATGGCGGGCACCCGGGTGGACGGACGGCCCTACGAGATCAGCAACTTCGGCGGCGCCGCCTACGGCGAGCTGAGCCTGCGGGAGGCGACCTGGCGGTCGGTCAACACCGTCTACGGGCAGCTGTACGAGGAGGTCGGTGGGGAGCCCATGGTCGAGCTCGCCCGCCGGGCCGGCATCGACGGGGAGATGGACCCCCACGACTCCTCGACGGTGCTCGGCACCGCGGAGGTCTCCCCCTTGGAGCTCGCGGAGGCGTACAACACCTTCGCGGCCGGCGGCCTGCACCACGAGCCCACCACCATCCAGCGCGTGGAACACGACGGCGAGGTCCTGTTCGCCGCGCCCGACAGCGCCGGGCGCGCCTTCAGCGAGCAGGTCGCCTGGACGGTGACCGACGTGTTGCAGGGCGTGCTGCGCACCGGCACCGCTCGCGGCGCCGACCTGGGGCGGCCAGCCGCCGGCAAGACCGGGACCACCACCAACCACGCCGACGCGTGGTTCGCCGGCTACACCCCCCAGCTGACGGCGGTGGTGTGGATGGGCAACCGCGACAACAACCGCCGGATGCCCGGCGACCCGACCGGTGGGGACCTGCCCGCGGAGGTCTGGCACGCGTTCATGTCGACCGTGCACTCCGGGCTCGAGGTGGCGCGGTTCCCCACGGCCGGCGGCTCACTGCAGGTCGTCAACCCCAGCCCGTCCCCGGTGCCCACCACCCCGAGGTGCGGGACCGGTGAGATCCTGGCCGCCTCGGGCGGCAGGTGCGTCGACGCCGAGCCCGACCCGGACAGCGAGGACGACAGCGAGAACGACCGCGAGGACGACCGCGAGGACGACCCCGACGGCGACGACGGGCCGGCGCCGGCGCCGACCGCGCCCCCCACCTCACCGCCCGGTGACGACCCCCCGCCTCCGCCTCCGCCTCCGCCGTCCCCGACGCCGTCGCCCGCGCCCACCGCCCCACCGGGTGACCCGCCCGCCCCGCCGCCGGAGCCGGACCCCACCCCGGCGCCGGCGCCCCCGCCCGAGTAGGGCGCCCCGCCGGCCCGGCCGCCGGAGCCGGACCCCACCCCGGCGCCGGCGCCCCCGCCCGAGTAGGGCACCCCGCCCGCCGCCGTCCGCGCCGGCTGCCCCCGGACCGCCGCCAGGATCACCCAGACGAGCACGGCGGCGCGCACCACCACCGCCGCGCCGAACCACGCGTAGTCGGGCGCCGGTTCCAGACCGGTCAGGCCGCCGAGGAACGGGAAACGCACCGCGAACACCGCGACGTCGGCGGCCACGAACGCCACGAACGGCCCGGCCCGGGGTAGGGCCAGGGCCATCAGCGGCAACAGGAACAGGCTGAACTGGGGCGAGTACACCTTGTTGGTGAGCAGGAACCAGGCCATGAGCGGCAGGACGAGCTCCCACCAGCGGGCCGGCTCGCGCCGGCGGGCGCCGACGACGGCGATGGCGGCCGCCCCGGCGACGAGCAGTGCCGCCGAGGCCGCGTTGACGGTCGGGACGGCGAACGCCGACCCGCGCAGCTGCTCGGCGAGGTACCAGAGGCTGTCCCAGTCGGCGGGCCGCTCCCGGTTGAGGTCCAGGAACCGCCGCCAGCCCTGCGGCGCGGTCACCAGGACGGGCAGGTTGACCGCGAGCCAGGCCGCGGCGGCGGCCCCGGCGTGCGCGGCGGCGTCGCGGCGCCGGCCCTGGGCGAGCCGGGTGGCGACCACCAGGGGCACGAGCAGCCCGGGGAACAGCTTGGCGGCGGCGCCGAGCCCCGCCGC is part of the Egibacteraceae bacterium genome and encodes:
- a CDS encoding DUF5318 family protein, with product MKGQIDYRMAKRALVRKVSRGAVALTDVCDAHPELLRAARNIGEATERACPICALADDRAAVPRDPASTLRLVTYVYGDDLKRKSGQVVWNRDELAGLAATHRSFTAYVVEACLVCGWNHLVESYLLGRAHAG
- a CDS encoding transglycosylase domain-containing protein is translated as MPRRRRWCRRPIALLLLFPGLALAFAGLVLFFYFFTSVPLPEDIGEAGTVIYDANGTEIATLQAESSRADIALDDLPPHVIDAVLAAEDAEFYSHPGISLPGIFRAAVVNVTSGQVSQGGSTISQQYIKNVTTDDARTALRKVREAALAVKLEQQFTKDEILEFYLNSIYFGRGAYGIQAAATAYYGKDAVDLSGAEAVQLAGIIPSPSRLDPLEHPEDAERRYRYVLSQLMTLGQIEAADAGMLAAEMPEPLPVRPIQFRDAPFFLDLVQRDLAAHVGVDRIYHGLEVTTTLDLGVQAAAEAAYTDVLEAGVPEGATGALVALDPASGGVRALVGGPDHAADQVNMALAARQPGSTFKPFALAAWVEQGNSPESYFPAPASYEMAGTRVDGRPYEISNFGGAAYGELSLREATWRSVNTVYGQLYEEVGGEPMVELARRAGIDGEMDPHDSSTVLGTAEVSPLELAEAYNTFAAGGLHHEPTTIQRVEHDGEVLFAAPDSAGRAFSEQVAWTVTDVLQGVLRTGTARGADLGRPAAGKTGTTTNHADAWFAGYTPQLTAVVWMGNRDNNRRMPGDPTGGDLPAEVWHAFMSTVHSGLEVARFPTAGGSLQVVNPSPSPVPTTPRCGTGEILAASGGRCVDAEPDPDSEDDSENDREDDREDDPDGDDGPAPAPTAPPTSPPGDDPPPPPPPPPSPTPSPAPTAPPGDPPAPPPEPDPTPAPAPPPE